A genome region from Bufo gargarizans isolate SCDJY-AF-19 chromosome 2, ASM1485885v1, whole genome shotgun sequence includes the following:
- the LOC122927127 gene encoding chemokine-like receptor 1 isoform X1, producing the protein MLGYAGKTFLKSVVSFQVKKMENNSNLDHAITWEKYCNITGKEDGHHVHVTSVLSAVICALVFLLGPPVNGFVLWIKVFKMEKKYRTILYLHLFFAGFIFSLFQFLDMVYFALDVHWPFGSFMCRLNNAIFYLYMFVSASILTLFSIDYCIVVLLPIRYNFYRTTSLASIEVLVIWIFSLGASVPYFIFKNTYECQKSSKCLYGVLHDEKVQYQSIVTTAFVLGILIPFLIIISCIIFTGLFYHRKNSSRYTTNLKLIFSIQICFFLSWIPHHIFSFLSSSMTGESLPNSFIDQGLILTMALALLTACINPLMYAFICPDFKKVFSIRSLFAKIH; encoded by the exons ATGCTAGGATATGCTGGCAAGACCTTCTTGAAATCTGT TGTATCCTTTCAAGTCAAGAAAATGGAGAATAACTCAAACCTTGACCATGCCATTACCTGGGAGAAATATTGTAATATCACTGGCAAAGAAGATGGTCACCATGTCCATGTCACTAGTGTTTTATCTGCTGTCATCTGTGCATTGGTGTTCCTACTGGGGCCACCAGTAAATGGCTTTGTCCTATGGATTAAAGTCTTCAAGATGGAGAAGAAATACCGTACAATCTTATACCTTCACTTGTTCTTTGCTGGTTTTATCTTCTCATTGTTCCAATTTCTGGACATGGTCTACTTTGCTTTAGATGTTCACTGGCCCTTTGGCTCCTTCATGTGTAGATTGAACAATGCTATTTTTTATCTCTACATGTTTGTAAGTGCTTCTATTCTCACTCTGTTCAGTATAGACTATTGCATTGTGGTCCTGCTTCCCATTCGTTACAATTTCTACAGGACAACAAGTTTGGCTTCCATTGAAGTCCTTGTCATCTGGATCTTCTCACTTGGGGCCAGTGTGCCTTACTTCATTTTCAAAAACACATACGAGTGTCAGAAGTCAAGCAAGTGTCTCTATGGTGTTCTCCATGATGAGAAAGTCCAATATCAGTCAATAGTGACCACCGCATTTGTCCTTGGAATCCTCATCCCTTTTTTGATCATCATTTCATGTATCATTTTCACAGGATTGTTCTATCACAGGAAGAATTCTTCACGGTATACCACAAACTTAAAACTGATCTTCTCAATCCAGATATGTTTTTTCCTTAGTTGGATCCCACACCATATATTCTCCTTTCTATCTTCTTCTATGACTGGAGAAAGTCTTCCAAACTCCTTTATTGACCAGGGTCTGATTCTCACCATGGCCTTGGCCTTGTTGACTGCTTGTATAAACCCTTTGATGTATGCTTTTATTTGTCCGgattttaaaaaagttttttctatACGATCATTATTTGCAAAAATACATTAG
- the LOC122927127 gene encoding chemokine-like receptor 1 isoform X2, which produces MENNSNLDHAITWEKYCNITGKEDGHHVHVTSVLSAVICALVFLLGPPVNGFVLWIKVFKMEKKYRTILYLHLFFAGFIFSLFQFLDMVYFALDVHWPFGSFMCRLNNAIFYLYMFVSASILTLFSIDYCIVVLLPIRYNFYRTTSLASIEVLVIWIFSLGASVPYFIFKNTYECQKSSKCLYGVLHDEKVQYQSIVTTAFVLGILIPFLIIISCIIFTGLFYHRKNSSRYTTNLKLIFSIQICFFLSWIPHHIFSFLSSSMTGESLPNSFIDQGLILTMALALLTACINPLMYAFICPDFKKVFSIRSLFAKIH; this is translated from the coding sequence ATGGAGAATAACTCAAACCTTGACCATGCCATTACCTGGGAGAAATATTGTAATATCACTGGCAAAGAAGATGGTCACCATGTCCATGTCACTAGTGTTTTATCTGCTGTCATCTGTGCATTGGTGTTCCTACTGGGGCCACCAGTAAATGGCTTTGTCCTATGGATTAAAGTCTTCAAGATGGAGAAGAAATACCGTACAATCTTATACCTTCACTTGTTCTTTGCTGGTTTTATCTTCTCATTGTTCCAATTTCTGGACATGGTCTACTTTGCTTTAGATGTTCACTGGCCCTTTGGCTCCTTCATGTGTAGATTGAACAATGCTATTTTTTATCTCTACATGTTTGTAAGTGCTTCTATTCTCACTCTGTTCAGTATAGACTATTGCATTGTGGTCCTGCTTCCCATTCGTTACAATTTCTACAGGACAACAAGTTTGGCTTCCATTGAAGTCCTTGTCATCTGGATCTTCTCACTTGGGGCCAGTGTGCCTTACTTCATTTTCAAAAACACATACGAGTGTCAGAAGTCAAGCAAGTGTCTCTATGGTGTTCTCCATGATGAGAAAGTCCAATATCAGTCAATAGTGACCACCGCATTTGTCCTTGGAATCCTCATCCCTTTTTTGATCATCATTTCATGTATCATTTTCACAGGATTGTTCTATCACAGGAAGAATTCTTCACGGTATACCACAAACTTAAAACTGATCTTCTCAATCCAGATATGTTTTTTCCTTAGTTGGATCCCACACCATATATTCTCCTTTCTATCTTCTTCTATGACTGGAGAAAGTCTTCCAAACTCCTTTATTGACCAGGGTCTGATTCTCACCATGGCCTTGGCCTTGTTGACTGCTTGTATAAACCCTTTGATGTATGCTTTTATTTGTCCGgattttaaaaaagttttttctatACGATCATTATTTGCAAAAATACATTAG